In the Oncorhynchus keta strain PuntledgeMale-10-30-2019 chromosome 14, Oket_V2, whole genome shotgun sequence genome, one interval contains:
- the LOC127907271 gene encoding activin receptor type-1C-like codes for MKTVLALLMLVCLACHSHALKCHSCVASNEDDCTKQGSTTCPQFADACSTITGQNTVMKSCSYKAFCDKAHSGNSGAKMECCFTDDCNGPHKGHQHGEHKNTAGALGASPALLLGALMLRMALSRF; via the exons ATGAAGACTGTCCTGGCTCTGCTGATGTTGGTATGCCTGGCCTGCCACA GTCACGCACTGAAGTGTCACTCGTGCGTAGCATCCAATGAGGATGATTGTACTAAACAAGGATCCACCACCTGCCCTCAATTCGCTGACGCCTGCTCCACCATCACAGGACAGA ACACGGTGATGAAGTCATGCTCCTACAAAGCATTCTGTGATAAGGCCCATAGTGGCAACTCTGGAGCCAAGATGGAGTGTTGTTTCACTGATGACTGCAATGGGCCTCATAAGGGCCACCAGCATGGGGAGCACAAAAACACAGCTGGAGCCCTGGGAGCCAGCCCTGCTCTGCTACTTGGGGCTCTGATGCTCCGCATGGCCCTCAGCAGGTTCTAA
- the LOC118393292 gene encoding transforming acidic coiled-coil-containing protein 1-like, whose product MGGSLSQHRKSSFSSLRKKSSISDSEGNFETPEAESPGLLNDLTQLDNSAHTVLTKDVGQLTPRLLLDRNSNQDVYPTSLQEVQDALNNLNSSSPSLSGAGLDQNLNLRLISRPGEGDGLSPSPLPQPRALRPASLPVHNFPDPAEVDDISPITYDPNGNMNSDPKSLTPELDRPDSDRQSPRMSTDITNSYKVKKLDNQTPLQNTSGEDNDHRKGHATDEEKLASTTGLGADGDHNELNVSARPEESDCCSMYEDPCQLKNAKLGGSNTQKKTGSEVLDAICISEEEKMAVLTLIREEIITKETEASDWRRKYEDSRQEVMEMRKIVAEYEKTIAQMIEDEQRNTLSAQKSLQAVTMEKELALADLNSVERSLSDMFRRYENMKSTLDGFKKNEEVLKKCAQEYLARVKQEEQRYQTLKLHAEEKLDQANQDIAQVRSKASSESVALTASLRKEQMRVDSLERALQQKAEEIEELTKICDELIAKMGRTD is encoded by the exons ttcggACTCAGAAGGGAACTTTGAGACCCCAGAGGCGGAGTCTCCTGGTCTGCTGAATGACCTGACCCAGCTGGATAACTCTGCCCACACGG TCCTCACCAAAGATGTCGGACAGCTGACGCCCCGCCTCCTCCTGGACAGAAACTCCAATCAGGATGTTTATCCCACGTCCCTACAGGAAGTCCAAGATGCCCTAAACAACCTCAAtagctcctctccttctctgagtgGAGCAGGTTTAGACCAGAACCTGAACCTGAGGTTGATCTCAAGACCTGGAGAAGGAGATGGTCTCTCCCCGTCCCCTCTGCCCCAGCCCCGCGCCCTACGCCCTGCCTCGCTCCCTGTCCACAACTTCCCTGACCCCGCAGAGGTTGATGACATTTCTCCTATCACCTATGACCCCAACGGCAACATGAACTCTGACCCCAAAAGCCTGACCCCTGAACTGGACAGACCggactcagacagacagtcacctAGGATGAGCACGGACATCAC GAACTCCTATAAAGTGAAGAAGCTGGACAACCAGACTCCGTTACAGAACACCAGTGGAGAG GACAACGACCATCGCAAAGGTCATGCTACAGATGAGGAGAAGCTAGCCAGCACAACAGGACTCGGAGCTGATGGAGACCACAATG AGCTGAATGTGTCAGCCAGACCAGAGGAGTCAGACTGCTGTTCTATG tATGAGGACCCCTGCCAGCTGAAGAATGCCAAGCTGGGAGGAAGTAACACGCAGAAGAAGACAGGAAGTGAGGTTCTAGACGCCATTTGCATCAGCGAGGAGGAGAAAATGGCTGTTCTCACCCTTATCAGAGAGGAG ATCATCACTAAGGAGACGGAGGCCAGTGACTGGAGGAGAAAGTATGAGGACAGCAGACAGGAAGTCATGGAGATGAG GAAAATTGTGGCAGAGTATGAGAAGACCATCGCCCAGATGATTG AGGACGAACAGCGCAACACCCTGAGCGCCCAGAAGTCTTTGCAGGCTGTAACCATGGAGAAGGAGTTGGCGCTAGCGGACCTGAACTCTGTAGAGCGCTCGCTGTCTGACATGTTCCGCCGCTATGAGAACATGAAGAGCACCCTGGACGGCTTCAAGAAG AATGAGGAGGTGCTGAAGAAGTGTGCTCAGGAGTATCTGGCCAGAGTCAAGCAGGAGGAGCAGAGATACCAGACGCTCAAACTCCACGCCGAGGAGAAACTAGACCA GGCTAATCAGGACATAGCCCAGGTACGCAGCAAGGCCAGCTCTGAGAGTGTTGCTCTGACCGCCAGCCTGAGGAAGGAGCAGATGAGGGTGGACTCTCTGGAGAGAGCCCTGCAGCAGAAG GCCGAGGAAATCGAGGAGCTCACCAAGATCTGTGACGAGCTCATCGCCAAGATGGGCAGAACAGACTGA